The proteins below come from a single Rhodothermaceae bacterium genomic window:
- a CDS encoding tetratricopeptide repeat protein yields MRVLALSLLLMFTGCTSSDRQPDVTQFILRGNEAFQAGDYTGALKFADSALAHNSNSSDAYFLRGRVYFELEQWDHAEAAYLAVVDLEPDYPGVRHNLGNIYYFQRQYRSALTQFIQATESRTSANSWHAAGAVYNALSLPDSAAAAFDQAIRLDSLYGPVHTSIADLLEEQGHYPEALDRTRIALTIRPNHLPDRLRQGRLLLRLGHSDEATALLQPIITEYPHLAEPRFLLGQALQQSGFMEQSAKFLSEADSLREIEQRRGQLANTAETQPTNFQAQVDYATALRRSGHLEESLKRYFIAKALRPENLDLQFHIATLETDIGNLANAEERLLRILAADSSYVIAWLGLATVYGKTNRTTPATNALQQAARINPDHPAVRQFLGQTPPDPSQ; encoded by the coding sequence ATGAGAGTTTTAGCATTGTCCCTCTTGCTGATGTTCACTGGCTGTACCTCTTCCGACAGGCAACCGGACGTCACTCAATTTATTCTCCGAGGCAATGAGGCATTCCAGGCTGGCGACTATACCGGAGCCCTGAAATTCGCTGACAGCGCGCTAGCACACAACAGTAATTCCTCTGATGCATACTTCCTTCGTGGACGGGTATATTTCGAACTTGAGCAGTGGGACCATGCGGAAGCTGCGTATCTGGCCGTTGTTGACCTTGAACCTGATTACCCTGGTGTTCGGCACAACCTTGGGAACATCTATTATTTCCAGAGACAATACCGGAGTGCTCTTACGCAATTTATTCAGGCTACCGAGAGCCGTACTTCTGCAAACTCCTGGCATGCTGCGGGAGCAGTGTATAATGCTTTGTCGCTGCCCGACAGCGCGGCGGCGGCGTTCGATCAAGCAATTCGATTAGACTCTTTGTACGGACCTGTGCACACTAGCATTGCTGATTTGCTGGAAGAGCAGGGACACTATCCCGAGGCCCTGGACCGAACCAGGATTGCCCTCACAATCCGCCCTAATCATCTTCCAGATCGGCTCCGACAGGGACGGCTATTATTGCGACTCGGTCATTCGGACGAAGCTACTGCACTTTTGCAGCCCATTATCACAGAATACCCACACCTTGCCGAACCCCGGTTCCTCCTGGGCCAGGCACTGCAACAGTCCGGGTTCATGGAGCAGTCGGCCAAATTCCTTTCAGAGGCGGACTCGCTCCGGGAGATTGAGCAAAGGCGGGGGCAATTGGCAAACACGGCAGAGACGCAACCAACAAATTTTCAGGCACAAGTGGACTATGCCACCGCACTTCGCCGCTCCGGTCATCTAGAAGAGTCGCTAAAAAGATACTTCATTGCAAAGGCACTACGCCCGGAGAACCTGGACCTACAATTCCACATCGCCACACTGGAGACAGACATTGGAAATCTTGCGAATGCTGAAGAAAGGTTACTGCGGATTTTAGCTGCGGATTCAAGCTATGTAATTGCGTGGCTGGGCTTAGCGACCGTGTACGGAAAAACAAACCGTACTACCCCGGCAACAAACGCCTTGCAGCAAGCCGCTCGGATCAACCCTGATCATCCGGCCGTACGGCAATTCCTGGGACAAACGCCGCCCGACCCTTCACAATGA
- a CDS encoding CRTAC1 family protein, whose protein sequence is MHRQERLIYLLVFSASLYASCASPEPEWKFVEITQQAGLSEFKHVNGAEGDWYLPETIGAGGAFLDYNQDGHIDLALVGGSAWNDSTSRGLWLYQGTGDGHFRDVTEEMNLSLVNGYGMGIISGDIDRDGDEDLYLTTLEKNYLLVNVGDSFRDATLESGLDAPPEWNVSAIFLDANRDGWLDLYVTGYVDWSIDTDLVCTSDGVQKRYCTPELYTGTPARFYLNRGDGTFIEHTQASGLSGSGKTLGVVTMDVNRDHWPDIVAANDTDPDQLFLNLQDGSFEEVGLSRGMALDPRGRARAGMGIDAGVVDSTGEPTIFIGHFEDQMNGVYRRTPSGFFEERGPRSRIGPLSLPALTFGMVLFDADLDGDLDLLAANGHINPQASERSDIASYKQLPQLFLNDGHGMFADESQRLGLTLPMVGRGALTADIDHDGDIDVLITENNGGARLFRNDLPPEANYLRIQLNGLSVDATITLQTGSQKQFRRIRAGHSYASQSEMAVTIGLGNVQHVDTLTVFWPSGIVTQRTNIPANQTLELRETDL, encoded by the coding sequence ATGCACAGACAAGAACGCTTGATCTACTTACTTGTATTTTCGGCATCTCTGTATGCAAGTTGTGCTTCTCCGGAACCGGAGTGGAAATTCGTTGAAATCACACAACAGGCTGGGCTCAGCGAATTCAAACATGTCAATGGCGCAGAAGGAGATTGGTACCTGCCAGAAACGATCGGCGCCGGAGGGGCATTTCTAGACTACAACCAGGACGGCCATATTGATCTTGCCCTTGTGGGGGGATCAGCCTGGAACGATTCCACTAGCCGAGGACTCTGGTTGTACCAAGGCACCGGCGATGGCCACTTTCGAGATGTGACCGAAGAAATGAATCTTTCGCTGGTTAATGGCTACGGGATGGGGATCATCTCGGGGGACATTGATCGTGATGGGGATGAAGATCTATACCTTACAACCCTTGAAAAGAATTATCTGCTGGTCAATGTAGGGGATAGTTTTCGCGACGCAACACTTGAATCCGGCCTGGATGCGCCGCCAGAATGGAACGTATCAGCAATCTTTCTGGATGCCAACCGGGATGGATGGCTGGACTTGTATGTAACCGGGTACGTTGACTGGTCGATAGACACTGACTTGGTTTGTACCAGTGATGGGGTGCAAAAACGCTACTGTACCCCGGAGCTCTATACGGGTACTCCCGCACGCTTCTACCTCAACCGCGGCGACGGGACGTTCATTGAACATACCCAAGCCTCTGGGCTTTCGGGATCTGGAAAGACGTTAGGCGTCGTCACGATGGATGTGAATCGGGATCATTGGCCTGACATTGTCGCCGCAAACGACACAGATCCCGATCAGCTATTTCTGAATCTTCAGGACGGCTCTTTCGAAGAGGTTGGGCTTTCTCGAGGGATGGCATTGGATCCCCGCGGCCGTGCCCGCGCGGGAATGGGAATCGATGCAGGTGTCGTGGATTCTACAGGAGAACCGACTATTTTTATTGGGCACTTTGAAGATCAAATGAATGGAGTCTACCGGCGTACCCCGTCAGGATTCTTTGAAGAGCGAGGCCCTAGGAGTAGAATCGGCCCCTTAAGTCTTCCGGCACTCACCTTCGGCATGGTTTTATTTGATGCCGATTTAGACGGTGACCTGGATCTATTGGCCGCTAACGGCCATATCAACCCACAGGCCAGTGAGCGGAGTGACATTGCAAGTTACAAGCAGCTCCCCCAACTTTTCCTGAATGACGGTCACGGTATGTTCGCGGACGAATCCCAAAGACTTGGATTGACGCTCCCCATGGTTGGACGAGGTGCTCTCACTGCAGATATTGATCATGATGGGGATATTGACGTTTTGATCACGGAAAACAATGGAGGAGCCCGGTTATTTCGCAATGACCTCCCTCCCGAGGCAAACTACCTACGTATCCAGCTGAATGGTCTGTCCGTGGATGCAACGATTACTCTCCAAACGGGATCGCAAAAACAATTCCGTCGAATTCGGGCAGGACACAGCTACGCTTCTCAGTCCGAAATGGCAGTGACGATTGGACTTGGAAACGTCCAACATGTTGATACGCTCACCGTATTCTGGCCGAGTGGCATTGTGACACAACGCACGAATATTCCTGCCAACCAAACCCTTGAGTTACGGGAGACAGATTTATGA
- a CDS encoding LacI family transcriptional regulator, which yields MDPTVHDVARRANVSISTVSRVLNNSAPVSEDKRRRVLQAVKDLQFTPNPAARSLLGQATGTIGAILPHITGEFFADLLSGLDEGIKQHEYLLMVSASRRLEHDFIAALQGMYKRVDGLVIMAPELSAERVLTLTGSSVPVVFLNTHSTTPGMLSVNFNNRDGMVKIARHIADRGHKRAAYIGGPSDAFDAQERQQGFLETVPDGLKVMPYSGDFSFECGYKNGQKILNSSPRPTVIVAANDLSALGAMRALLENGISVPDEIAVTGFDGTRSAHFSTPSLTTVNVPIGQLAANAVELLVNQLSNESPYESPEKPAELELIVRESSSKKY from the coding sequence ATGGACCCGACTGTTCATGATGTAGCACGCCGTGCTAATGTATCTATCTCCACCGTATCTCGTGTACTCAATAATTCTGCTCCCGTCAGTGAAGATAAACGTAGGCGTGTGCTGCAAGCCGTCAAGGATCTGCAGTTTACTCCCAACCCAGCGGCTCGAAGCCTTCTAGGACAGGCTACTGGCACAATCGGAGCCATCTTACCGCACATTACGGGGGAGTTTTTTGCCGACTTGTTAAGTGGCCTTGATGAAGGCATCAAACAACATGAATATTTGTTGATGGTCAGTGCATCAAGACGGTTGGAGCATGATTTCATTGCCGCGCTTCAAGGAATGTACAAGCGAGTTGACGGACTGGTTATCATGGCCCCAGAGCTTTCGGCAGAGCGGGTGCTCACATTGACTGGTTCGTCAGTTCCCGTCGTTTTTCTAAACACACACTCAACCACACCAGGAATGCTCTCGGTGAACTTTAATAACCGTGATGGTATGGTGAAAATAGCTCGGCATATTGCTGACCGCGGTCATAAACGCGCTGCATATATTGGGGGACCGAGCGATGCATTTGATGCGCAGGAACGACAACAAGGGTTTCTCGAAACCGTCCCGGACGGACTCAAGGTGATGCCTTATTCCGGTGATTTTTCATTTGAGTGTGGGTACAAGAATGGGCAGAAAATTCTCAATTCATCCCCACGCCCCACCGTGATTGTGGCAGCCAATGATCTGAGCGCACTTGGTGCCATGCGGGCTCTCCTAGAAAATGGAATCAGCGTACCGGATGAGATCGCAGTGACTGGCTTTGACGGAACAAGAAGCGCTCATTTTTCGACCCCGTCGCTCACAACGGTAAATGTCCCGATTGGACAGTTAGCTGCGAATGCAGTCGAGCTTCTGGTGAACCAACTCTCAAATGAGTCGCCGTATGAAAGTCCCGAAAAACCCGCTGAATTAGAACTGATCGTCAGAGAATCTTCTTCAAAGAAATACTGA
- a CDS encoding SGNH/GDSL hydrolase family protein, with the protein MRTAVFKALAILMPLVLLVVVEGVVRLFGTDPFLIPVPGESEYQTVNPAYASRYFRGFVPQVAYNPFLKEKPDSVLRIVTLGGSSTAGYPYPFNSGFPERVAARLRSIEPTRQVEMINLGMTALSSHVLRDITPHVLQMKPDIVLIYAGHNEYYGAYGAGGPNRRRILTRTLFWFKKSVLFRRFERIISPPNESNRTMMAQSTTDVAITRDGPVYAAGIENFEKNLAAILRSLDRAGIQTYVGTLVSNLRGQPPLGVNSIANEAWEHGQESWVLGDTTAAMEAFVEAKEYDPIRFRAPEAMNQVINRLALDHGVIKVDTESFFADQVSDSLFTDHLHPTAFGYDLIAKAFIRAMEENVNVQGLDLGARDPSPLDAAYARLLIARLRLGFPFREGLTEEEEMRQFEQILEIHRESGSAADSLAALAVTIQLPIYEALLEARTRNLAILDTAQALAHTRSLLYWQPFNERMHVQAADLASRQSSNLAGEVMQLVVARQPSEINLNILAALRLRQGAFRAAGILLHQIESSYPESPVMLYNMARYLVLTGDTLNAEVYFRRYQRAAQSGR; encoded by the coding sequence ATGAGAACGGCTGTATTCAAAGCCTTGGCAATACTAATGCCACTGGTGCTTCTGGTAGTAGTGGAGGGAGTCGTCCGTCTTTTCGGAACAGATCCTTTTCTCATTCCTGTTCCGGGAGAATCAGAGTATCAGACTGTAAATCCTGCCTATGCGAGTCGTTATTTTCGGGGCTTCGTCCCTCAAGTTGCCTATAATCCTTTTCTGAAGGAGAAGCCCGACTCCGTTCTTCGGATTGTAACTCTGGGTGGATCGTCCACTGCCGGCTATCCGTATCCGTTTAATTCTGGATTTCCAGAGAGAGTTGCAGCAAGGCTGCGCTCAATTGAGCCAACCCGTCAGGTGGAAATGATCAACCTCGGGATGACTGCGCTTAGCAGTCATGTCCTCCGAGATATTACTCCTCATGTTCTCCAGATGAAGCCGGACATCGTCCTGATTTATGCGGGGCACAATGAATACTACGGAGCATACGGAGCCGGCGGTCCGAATCGAAGGCGAATACTTACGCGTACGCTTTTCTGGTTCAAGAAAAGTGTGCTGTTCCGAAGGTTTGAGCGGATTATTTCACCCCCTAACGAGTCGAACCGAACGATGATGGCACAGTCTACGACAGACGTCGCCATTACCCGGGACGGTCCGGTATACGCTGCCGGGATAGAGAACTTTGAAAAAAATTTGGCAGCAATCCTTCGATCACTGGATCGAGCCGGGATCCAGACCTATGTCGGCACATTGGTTTCAAACCTTCGCGGCCAGCCACCCCTGGGAGTCAATTCAATTGCTAACGAGGCATGGGAGCACGGCCAAGAGAGTTGGGTGCTCGGGGATACGACTGCAGCGATGGAAGCTTTCGTAGAGGCCAAGGAATATGATCCCATTCGGTTTCGAGCTCCAGAGGCAATGAACCAGGTGATCAATCGTCTGGCATTGGATCACGGTGTGATTAAAGTCGATACGGAGTCATTCTTTGCGGATCAGGTCAGCGACTCTCTGTTCACCGACCATCTTCATCCGACCGCATTTGGGTATGATCTGATCGCGAAGGCTTTCATCCGTGCCATGGAGGAGAATGTGAACGTCCAGGGCTTGGATTTGGGTGCCCGAGATCCATCCCCATTGGATGCTGCGTATGCCAGATTACTGATCGCCAGGCTCCGTTTAGGCTTTCCGTTCAGAGAAGGGCTCACAGAGGAGGAGGAAATGCGCCAGTTTGAGCAGATCTTGGAGATTCATCGGGAATCGGGAAGCGCTGCAGATTCGTTGGCAGCGCTGGCCGTTACCATCCAACTGCCCATCTACGAAGCACTCCTAGAAGCCAGAACACGTAACCTTGCAATTCTGGATACGGCTCAGGCACTGGCCCATACACGCTCACTTCTGTACTGGCAGCCCTTTAATGAACGCATGCACGTACAGGCTGCAGATCTTGCTTCGAGACAATCAAGCAACTTGGCTGGGGAGGTGATGCAGCTAGTGGTAGCGAGGCAGCCATCGGAGATCAATTTGAATATACTGGCAGCATTACGGCTGCGGCAGGGAGCGTTCAGGGCTGCGGGGATCCTGTTGCATCAGATTGAATCTTCTTACCCGGAATCGCCGGTGATGCTTTACAATATGGCTCGCTATTTGGTCCTGACGGGGGATACCTTGAATGCAGAGGTTTATTTCCGAAGGTATCAGAGAGCGGCACAGTCAGGTCGTTGA
- the recO gene encoding DNA repair protein RecO, protein MHRESGDFLAYANATKKDGQLQVYVYIERNQSFRIAMLVRTEGIVLRSVPYKETSRLATLYTRTLGKLTLIAHGAQSIKSRFGATLQLLSHVQAVIYTRPTRSIQILSDCSHVRVYNEITSDLTKVAIGQRICELVLSLTEEGQNSPEIFDLLVRVMNALDSPDVDAVLLKLYFQIQLMELLGFAPAFSRESVEEIAESGGYLLLENGTITSQAIDDLSTLFASRSVLRAFAILHRADFDIILRLKLTAAQRKELHTLVTTFMRYHVPDTYPVRGQKVIDQLLGS, encoded by the coding sequence GTGCACCGTGAGAGCGGGGATTTTCTGGCGTATGCAAACGCAACTAAGAAAGATGGACAACTTCAGGTATATGTGTACATTGAGAGGAATCAGTCTTTCAGGATAGCCATGCTGGTTCGTACTGAGGGCATTGTACTGCGATCGGTCCCCTACAAGGAAACTTCCCGACTTGCCACGTTATACACGAGGACGCTTGGGAAACTGACGCTCATTGCGCATGGAGCCCAATCAATCAAGAGCCGCTTTGGGGCAACCCTTCAGCTACTTTCACATGTCCAAGCCGTCATTTACACCCGTCCCACACGATCTATTCAAATCCTGTCAGACTGCTCACATGTGAGGGTTTACAACGAAATCACCAGTGATTTAACGAAAGTGGCTATTGGGCAGCGCATCTGTGAGCTCGTACTGTCGCTCACCGAAGAAGGCCAAAATTCTCCTGAAATTTTCGACCTTCTCGTCCGAGTCATGAACGCCTTGGACAGTCCGGACGTGGATGCCGTTTTGTTGAAACTGTATTTCCAGATTCAATTGATGGAATTGCTAGGTTTTGCACCTGCTTTTAGCCGGGAGTCGGTCGAGGAAATTGCCGAGTCAGGAGGATACCTATTACTGGAGAATGGCACGATCACAAGTCAGGCAATAGATGATCTGTCCACATTATTTGCTTCCAGAAGCGTACTGAGAGCCTTTGCGATTCTGCATCGTGCTGACTTTGACATTATTTTACGCCTAAAACTCACCGCCGCTCAGCGTAAAGAACTCCATACACTGGTCACCACGTTTATGCGATATCATGTACCGGACACCTATCCGGTGCGTGGCCAAAAGGTCATTGACCAACTCTTAGGGTCGTAG
- a CDS encoding outer membrane beta-barrel protein, translated as MNYGKRIVYWGTSFFVISLMLTATSWAQQTAKFYIGGSAGPSWSPNVTVIGDSNDRSSICDEFINPLYALLPECTVPNRGEGDNWSVPFDATWGAFGSAFVGYRLSSLVRAELEYLVRISNYGERSPVVSAAGVNLDKLNNELFIAEEWLGTVSTLGLMANVHFDLNMIDGPILPYLGVGIGFANTKVDYGSVWSRSPNPDDIRTGRDQPNAEEIARNLAGVASSGHVTMENTLLAFQAIAGAEYFVHERVAFDFRARLLLSQEFSGTIVWDPLRSHVPNLRRDGSEPVDGIMSSDDFSAVVLSFGMKYFF; from the coding sequence ATGAATTACGGAAAAAGGATCGTGTATTGGGGAACGTCATTCTTCGTAATCTCCCTTATGTTAACCGCAACTTCGTGGGCGCAGCAGACCGCAAAATTTTATATTGGCGGTTCTGCCGGACCGTCCTGGTCTCCCAATGTTACGGTGATAGGAGATAGTAACGACCGCAGCAGTATCTGTGATGAATTCATTAACCCGCTGTATGCCCTATTGCCTGAGTGCACCGTCCCTAATCGTGGGGAAGGCGACAATTGGTCTGTACCATTTGATGCCACCTGGGGAGCTTTTGGCAGTGCCTTTGTAGGATATCGTCTTTCTTCCCTTGTTCGCGCAGAATTGGAGTACCTTGTACGGATCAGTAACTATGGAGAGCGATCTCCTGTCGTCTCAGCAGCGGGTGTAAATTTGGACAAGCTCAACAATGAGCTTTTTATTGCTGAGGAATGGCTAGGAACGGTGTCAACGCTCGGGCTCATGGCAAACGTGCATTTTGATCTGAATATGATTGACGGGCCCATTTTGCCTTACTTGGGAGTGGGGATTGGGTTTGCGAATACCAAGGTTGACTATGGAAGCGTCTGGTCAAGAAGCCCAAACCCTGACGATATTCGTACCGGACGGGACCAGCCCAATGCTGAGGAGATTGCTCGGAATCTGGCAGGTGTGGCCAGCAGTGGACATGTTACAATGGAAAATACTCTACTTGCGTTCCAGGCGATTGCTGGTGCGGAATATTTTGTACATGAACGCGTCGCGTTTGACTTTCGGGCTCGCTTGTTGTTGTCACAGGAATTCAGTGGAACAATTGTCTGGGACCCACTGCGGAGCCACGTCCCGAATCTGCGTAGAGACGGGAGCGAACCCGTCGATGGAATAATGAGTTCTGACGATTTCTCCGCTGTGGTGCTGAGCTTCGGAATGAAATATTTTTTCTGA
- a CDS encoding hydantoinase/oxoprolinase family protein, which yields MHANGQRIGIDVGGTFTDFVVLDAHGLTVYKVSTTPEDQSQAILRGMDILQVDSKAPVMHGTTIATNALLEQRGARTALITTQGFADVLAIGRQNRPQLYEFSQPAASPLIPESLRFEVDERIDHNGEILKALDVSAFRELLQVLKQKRVESVAVVLLFSFLNNVHERLIADLLEEELSGVPFSLSVDLLPEYREYERTTTTVVNAYVRPLVMRYLTHLGRVLEGRTLKVMQSSGGTLDAEQATSQPARLVLSGPAGGVVGAFTLAKHALGTTKPQIMTLDMGGTSTDVALCPGRIPQTTESVVCEVPLRLPATQIHTVGAGGGSLARVDAGGILRVGPQSAGAVPGPVCYGQGGEVPTVTDANLVLGRLIPSQFLGGKSSRVLDTELARKAIARLGASLGLSVEETALGILRVANATMERALRCVSVECGYDPRSHVLVPFGGAGPLHACAIARSLGVQKILVPRYPGVLSAFGLLMADITSDASQALLLPLAELAANPGRLKAVVNQLESVVLSRLDSDAAQLDCSLDLRYTGQSYELTVPLSLPVTLKNIDAAGEAFHAAHHARYGYSTPGLPVESVAVRLQASIAQSQKIPSPNKDAVNRSLSLADAPHTPVYFTADEPLTVPLLSRDLLHAGYRFEGPALVVQYDSTLVISSDWSVMVDQSQNLHLDWIRNDD from the coding sequence ATGCACGCGAATGGTCAGCGTATTGGAATTGACGTAGGCGGGACCTTTACAGATTTTGTAGTGCTGGATGCCCACGGGCTTACAGTTTACAAGGTATCGACGACTCCCGAGGATCAAAGTCAAGCAATTCTACGAGGTATGGACATACTTCAAGTAGACTCCAAAGCACCAGTCATGCATGGTACAACCATTGCAACAAACGCGCTTCTGGAGCAGCGTGGAGCTCGCACGGCACTCATTACGACACAGGGGTTTGCGGATGTACTTGCAATCGGCCGGCAGAATCGCCCTCAATTATATGAGTTTTCGCAGCCAGCAGCTTCCCCATTAATTCCCGAATCATTACGCTTTGAAGTAGACGAGCGGATTGACCATAACGGTGAGATCCTGAAGGCATTGGATGTCTCTGCATTTCGCGAGCTATTGCAGGTTCTCAAACAAAAACGTGTGGAAAGCGTGGCGGTAGTCCTGCTTTTTTCCTTCCTGAATAATGTGCACGAGCGCTTGATTGCAGACCTGTTGGAAGAAGAACTCTCGGGGGTGCCGTTCTCACTCAGCGTTGATCTCCTGCCTGAGTATCGGGAGTACGAGCGAACGACAACTACGGTAGTGAATGCGTATGTTCGCCCTCTGGTGATGCGTTACTTAACACACCTTGGACGCGTGCTTGAAGGCAGGACTCTGAAAGTGATGCAGTCCAGCGGTGGAACATTGGACGCTGAACAGGCGACATCGCAACCGGCCCGGCTAGTCTTGAGTGGACCCGCAGGAGGCGTGGTCGGAGCATTTACTTTGGCGAAGCATGCATTGGGAACCACCAAACCACAAATCATGACGCTGGATATGGGGGGGACTAGTACGGATGTAGCATTGTGTCCTGGCAGGATTCCTCAAACAACTGAAAGTGTTGTTTGTGAGGTTCCACTCCGGTTACCCGCTACACAGATTCATACCGTGGGGGCAGGTGGGGGAAGTCTGGCCCGCGTAGATGCAGGCGGTATACTGCGTGTAGGTCCACAAAGTGCGGGGGCCGTACCAGGTCCGGTCTGTTATGGACAAGGAGGCGAAGTCCCCACGGTCACAGATGCCAACCTCGTACTAGGACGGTTGATTCCATCCCAGTTTCTTGGTGGAAAATCCTCACGCGTACTGGACACGGAGTTGGCACGTAAGGCAATTGCAAGATTGGGAGCGTCTCTCGGGCTTTCTGTAGAAGAAACTGCACTGGGGATTCTGCGGGTTGCAAATGCGACCATGGAGCGGGCACTGCGATGTGTGTCGGTGGAATGCGGGTACGACCCGCGATCACATGTGCTGGTCCCGTTCGGAGGGGCCGGACCACTGCATGCGTGCGCGATTGCGCGTTCGTTAGGAGTTCAGAAGATCCTGGTTCCGCGCTACCCCGGTGTTCTCAGTGCATTCGGGCTTCTGATGGCAGATATCACTAGCGATGCGTCGCAGGCACTTTTGCTTCCGTTAGCAGAACTTGCTGCGAACCCCGGACGATTGAAGGCTGTCGTCAATCAATTGGAATCTGTCGTCCTATCCCGGCTGGATTCAGATGCCGCACAATTGGATTGTAGCCTTGATTTGCGTTATACCGGGCAGAGCTACGAACTCACCGTGCCCCTTAGTTTACCCGTTACTTTGAAGAACATTGATGCAGCAGGGGAGGCGTTTCATGCTGCCCATCATGCGCGTTATGGATATTCTACGCCGGGGTTACCTGTCGAATCGGTCGCGGTACGACTGCAGGCCAGTATCGCCCAATCGCAAAAGATTCCATCCCCGAACAAAGACGCAGTAAATCGCTCCCTCAGCCTAGCAGATGCTCCGCATACTCCCGTCTATTTTACAGCGGATGAGCCATTGACGGTCCCTCTTCTAAGCCGGGATCTCCTGCACGCAGGGTACAGGTTTGAAGGACCTGCTTTGGTCGTTCAGTATGATTCGACGTTGGTGATTTCTTCTGATTGGAGTGTGATGGTTGACCAATCGCAAAATCTCCATCTTGACTGGATCCGTAATGATGATTGA